In Paenibacillus sp. FSL R7-0345, a single window of DNA contains:
- a CDS encoding YerC/YecD family TrpR-related protein: MQLKKLNDKSIDQLFEAILTLKNMEECYVFFDDLCTVNEIQSLSQRLEVARMLGKGSTYNQIEAETGASTATISRVKRCLNYGNDGYKMTLERLGR, from the coding sequence ATGCAGCTAAAGAAGCTAAACGATAAAAGTATAGACCAACTATTCGAAGCCATTTTAACACTTAAAAATATGGAAGAATGCTATGTCTTCTTCGATGATCTGTGCACCGTAAACGAGATTCAGTCGCTGTCACAGCGTCTTGAGGTAGCACGCATGCTGGGCAAAGGCTCTACATACAATCAGATCGAAGCGGAGACCGGGGCAAGTACGGCAACGATTTCCCGCGTGAAGCGCTGCCTGAACTATGGCAACGACGGCTACAAAATGACGCTTGAACGTCTGGGGCGCTAA
- a CDS encoding CbiX/SirB N-terminal domain-containing protein, whose amino-acid sequence MMKPGVLIISHGSRDTAWVKIVDEAVNHLSLEEALPVAVSFLELVEGRLIQDGIDELEHAGVTELIVVPLFVSSGSTHIDEIAYAIGAKPAPERETDLEPFSVRANVHFGYPVDDDPDIAVMLWDKLRGLSVTPEREMILLVGHGSKHDGFRQRWEAGISSLAERLRAVSGVAAADYGLLSVGTVRERAEYWIEQGYEVLVAPLFLSEGYFTKVVLPGQLQGLKYAYTGCTLLPHPLLPHWIEQQVRVMLEQVRGH is encoded by the coding sequence ATCATGAAACCGGGCGTTCTTATCATCAGTCACGGCTCCCGGGATACAGCCTGGGTTAAGATTGTCGATGAAGCAGTGAACCATTTATCGCTGGAGGAGGCGCTGCCGGTGGCAGTGTCTTTTCTGGAGCTGGTAGAAGGCCGCCTGATTCAGGACGGAATAGATGAGCTTGAACATGCAGGGGTCACAGAACTTATTGTGGTCCCCTTGTTTGTTTCATCAGGCAGTACGCATATCGATGAAATAGCATATGCAATTGGCGCAAAGCCTGCGCCGGAGCGCGAAACCGATCTTGAGCCGTTCTCTGTGCGGGCTAATGTTCATTTCGGCTATCCGGTCGATGATGATCCGGACATAGCCGTTATGCTATGGGACAAGCTGCGCGGGCTGTCGGTCACCCCCGAGCGGGAGATGATCCTGCTCGTCGGCCACGGCAGCAAGCATGACGGCTTCCGGCAGCGCTGGGAAGCGGGCATCTCCTCCCTGGCAGAGCGGTTGCGCGCTGTCAGCGGCGTAGCGGCGGCGGATTACGGCCTGCTGAGCGTCGGGACGGTACGGGAGCGGGCAGAATATTGGATAGAGCAAGGCTACGAGGTGCTGGTAGCCCCGCTCTTTTTGAGTGAGGGCTATTTCACCAAGGTTGTGCTTCCCGGGCAGCTCCAGGGATTGAAGTATGCTTATACCGGCTGCACGCTGCTGCCGCATCCACTCTTGCCGCACTGGATTGAGCAGCAGGTACGTGTGATGCTGGAGCAGGTACGGGGGCATTGA
- a CDS encoding diacylglycerol kinase has protein sequence MKTARLIYNPTSGREEMKRRLADILERLDIGGIEASCHATTGEGDATAAAAEAVERGTYDLIIAAGGDGTLNEVINGMAEKPNRPPLGVMPLGTTNDFARAMGIPKNWEDSCDLILRQESRLIDLGKANDRYFINIAGGGRLTELTYEVPSRLKTMMGQLAYYLKGIEKMASLSPQELYIRANGQELIHDEFMLFLIANTNSVGGFEKLAPDARIDDGLFDVIAVKKCNLAEFVRLVTLAIRGEHLQDKKVVYFRTDAMEVTSPGYVQLNLDGELGGTLPGRFEILPQHLRIFAQNH, from the coding sequence ATGAAAACTGCGAGATTGATTTATAATCCCACTTCTGGACGGGAAGAAATGAAAAGACGACTCGCCGACATTTTGGAGCGGCTGGATATTGGCGGCATTGAAGCCTCCTGCCATGCTACAACCGGGGAAGGCGATGCTACAGCTGCAGCAGCAGAGGCGGTTGAACGCGGTACCTATGATCTGATCATAGCGGCTGGCGGCGACGGTACTCTTAACGAGGTCATTAACGGAATGGCGGAGAAGCCTAACCGGCCCCCGCTGGGTGTAATGCCGCTTGGTACGACCAATGATTTTGCCCGGGCGATGGGCATTCCGAAGAACTGGGAGGATTCCTGCGATCTGATTCTGCGCCAGGAGTCGCGCCTGATTGACCTCGGCAAAGCCAACGACCGTTATTTCATTAATATAGCCGGCGGCGGACGCCTGACCGAGCTGACATACGAGGTTCCCAGCAGACTGAAGACCATGATGGGCCAGCTTGCTTACTACCTGAAGGGTATTGAGAAAATGGCCAGCCTGTCGCCGCAGGAGCTCTACATCCGCGCGAACGGCCAGGAGCTGATCCATGATGAATTCATGCTGTTCCTGATCGCCAACACCAACTCCGTCGGCGGCTTTGAGAAGCTTGCTCCGGATGCCCGGATCGACGACGGCCTGTTCGACGTCATTGCGGTCAAGAAATGTAACCTTGCCGAGTTCGTCCGGCTGGTCACCCTGGCCATCCGCGGTGAGCATCTGCAGGACAAGAAAGTCGTGTATTTCCGTACCGATGCAATGGAGGTCACCTCCCCGGGCTACGTTCAGCTTAACCTGGACGGTGAGCTGGGTGGTACCCTGCCGGGCAGATTCGAGATCCTGCCGCAGCATCTGCGGATTTTTGCCCAGAATCACTAA
- the rlmD gene encoding 23S rRNA (uracil(1939)-C(5))-methyltransferase RlmD, whose protein sequence is MSKHRSGRRGGSREASAPAADLPVNKNDEVMLDIIGMTHEGEGVGRVEGFTLFVQGALPGEKVQAKVLKTKKQYGYAKLLKLVEPSRDRIAPPCDIYDQCGGCQLQHMDYTAQLAWKRQLVVDNLQRIGKLQVAGAEEHSSADGIIVRPTLGMDEPWRYRNKAQVPIGVTEGGLVGGFYARGSHRIVDMETCLIQHEHNDSVVAAVKSIGRELGISAYNEESGRGLLRHVVVKKAFRTGEMMLVLVTSGRDIPHLDAWLGSIREQLPDVVSICQNVNPQRTNVIFGNETRVLWGRDVIYDYIGDVQFAISARSFYQVNPAQTEVLYGKTVEYAGLTGNETVIDAYCGIGTISLFLAQHAAKVYGVEIVPEAIEDARGNAKLNNMNNVVFEVGASEDVIPNWKEQGVTPDVIVVDPPRKGCDPRLLDTILQMKPERVVYVSCNPSTLARDLRVLEDGGYKTVEVTPVDMFPHTVHVESVAVLVKSGTVS, encoded by the coding sequence ATGAGTAAACACCGCAGCGGACGCCGGGGTGGCAGCCGGGAAGCTTCGGCGCCTGCCGCCGATCTGCCAGTGAACAAGAATGACGAGGTTATGCTCGATATCATCGGCATGACCCATGAAGGCGAAGGGGTAGGCCGGGTGGAGGGCTTTACCCTCTTTGTGCAGGGCGCTTTGCCTGGTGAGAAGGTACAGGCCAAGGTGCTCAAGACCAAGAAGCAGTACGGCTACGCCAAGCTGCTGAAGCTTGTTGAGCCAAGCCGAGACCGCATCGCGCCGCCTTGCGACATCTACGACCAATGCGGCGGCTGTCAGCTGCAGCATATGGATTACACCGCCCAGCTGGCGTGGAAACGCCAGCTGGTGGTGGACAACCTGCAGCGGATCGGGAAGCTGCAGGTAGCCGGGGCTGAAGAGCATTCTTCAGCTGACGGGATTATCGTCCGGCCTACGCTGGGCATGGACGAGCCTTGGCGCTACCGCAACAAGGCCCAGGTGCCGATCGGCGTCACCGAAGGCGGTCTGGTCGGCGGCTTCTACGCCCGAGGCAGCCACCGGATCGTCGATATGGAGACGTGCCTGATTCAGCATGAGCATAACGACAGCGTCGTAGCTGCGGTGAAGAGCATCGGCAGAGAGCTCGGCATCTCTGCTTATAATGAAGAAAGCGGCCGCGGCCTGCTCCGCCACGTCGTCGTGAAGAAAGCCTTCCGCACCGGCGAGATGATGCTCGTCCTCGTTACGAGCGGCCGCGACATCCCGCATCTGGACGCCTGGCTCGGAAGTATCCGCGAGCAGCTCCCGGATGTAGTCAGCATCTGCCAAAACGTAAATCCCCAGCGTACGAACGTGATCTTCGGTAACGAAACCCGCGTCTTATGGGGCAGAGACGTAATTTACGATTACATCGGCGATGTACAGTTCGCCATCTCAGCGCGTTCGTTCTATCAGGTCAACCCGGCACAGACCGAAGTGCTGTACGGCAAAACCGTAGAATACGCCGGGCTGACCGGCAACGAAACCGTCATCGATGCTTACTGCGGTATCGGGACGATCTCCCTGTTCCTGGCCCAGCATGCGGCCAAGGTGTACGGGGTAGAAATCGTACCTGAAGCCATTGAAGATGCACGTGGAAACGCGAAGCTTAATAATATGAACAATGTAGTGTTCGAGGTCGGGGCATCTGAGGACGTCATTCCGAACTGGAAAGAACAAGGCGTTACGCCCGACGTGATCGTCGTCGATCCGCCGCGCAAGGGCTGCGATCCGCGGCTGCTGGATACGATCCTGCAGATGAAGCCGGAGCGGGTAGTGTATGTGTCATGTAATCCGTCGACACTGGCACGGGATTTGAGGGTGCTGGAGGATGGCGGGTATAAGACGGTGGAGGTAACGCCGGTGGATATGTTCCCGCATACGGTGCATGTGGAGTCGGTGGCGGTGTTGGTTAAGAGTGGAACAGTGAGTTAA
- a CDS encoding cupin domain-containing protein, with translation MEQTVKNKVTGEQITFLETAKDTEGEYLLIEVALPPFGKGPPLHIHDQLEEQFEVITGKLTVTLGKTEHVLEAGDRRIAPLKTSHTFANEHEEPVVFRVRLTPPSKFEQSVRIHYGLMDDRLTDEKGKPKSLAHTAFVLTLQNTLIVGIPFWLQRSLFKFIIKRARKKGVYEVLKKYTGEVL, from the coding sequence ATGGAACAAACGGTTAAGAATAAAGTCACAGGAGAACAAATTACTTTTCTAGAAACGGCAAAGGACACGGAGGGAGAGTATTTATTAATCGAAGTTGCACTGCCTCCATTTGGCAAAGGTCCACCTTTGCATATTCATGATCAGCTTGAAGAGCAATTCGAAGTAATTACAGGTAAGCTCACCGTAACTTTAGGTAAAACAGAGCATGTGTTAGAAGCGGGAGACCGCCGTATTGCCCCACTTAAAACGTCACATACCTTTGCGAACGAGCATGAAGAGCCAGTTGTATTCCGCGTCCGGCTAACGCCGCCAAGCAAGTTCGAGCAATCGGTTCGCATTCATTACGGGCTCATGGACGATAGATTAACAGATGAAAAGGGCAAACCCAAGTCACTTGCCCATACCGCTTTCGTTTTAACACTACAAAACACCCTAATCGTGGGTATTCCCTTCTGGTTACAACGTTCTCTCTTTAAATTCATTATTAAACGAGCCCGTAAAAAAGGAGTTTATGAAGTTCTGAAAAAGTATACAGGAGAGGTGCTGTAA